From the Solanum stenotomum isolate F172 chromosome 4, ASM1918654v1, whole genome shotgun sequence genome, one window contains:
- the LOC125861875 gene encoding rhamnogalacturonan I rhamnosyltransferase 1-like, whose amino-acid sequence MCRIEGEMEERERRRRRWGLGLKGTALGDSRVEKLKSCIVFPRSRVKLWIIRATTMVLLWTCLVQLTTLGELLGPSGWPCCFSHESAASFLVKSLPPKRVYQNNGYLMVSCNGGLNQMRAAICDMVAIARYLNVTLIVPELDKTSFWADPSEFQDIFDVDHFITSLRDEVRILKELPPRLKRRVVLGMIYTMPPISWSDISYYQDQVLPLIRKYKVVHLNRTDARLANNGQPFEIQKLRCRVNFSALKFTPQIEELGKKVIRLLRQKGRFMVLHLRYEMDMLAFSGCSQGCNKEEVEELTRMRYAYPWWKEKIINSELKRRDGLCPLTPEETALTLRALDIDSSIQVYIAAGEIYGGTRRMSSLAAAYPNLVRKETLLEPSELRFFQNHSSQMAALDYLVSLESDIFVPTYDGNMAKVVEGHRRHFGFKKTILLDRKLLVDLIDQYNAGSFMWNEFSAAVKEAHTERMGNPAKRLVIPDRPKEEDYFYSNPWECLEPSNESEISSII is encoded by the exons ATGTGCAGAATAGAGGGAGAAATGGAAGAGAgggaaaggagaagaaggaggTGGGGATTGGGGCTAAAAGGGACAGCTTTAGGAGATAGTCGTGTGGAGAAACTGAAGAGTTGTATAGTTTTCCCGCGATCCAGAGTgaagctatggataataagggCTACAACAATGGTACTGTTGTGGACTTGCTTGGTACAATTGACGACATTGGGGGAACTTTTGGGGCCTAGTGGATGGCCTTGCTGCTTTTCTCACGAGTCTGCTGCATCATTTCTTGTTAAATCACTTCCACCAAAGA gGGTTTACCAGAATAATGGTTATCTCATGGTTTCATGTAATGGAGGTCTTAATCAAATGCGAGCAGCA ATATGTGATATGGTTGCTATAGCAAGATATTTGAATGTGACTCTTATAGTGCCCGAGCTGGATAAAACCTCCTTTTGGGCTGATCCGAG TGAATTTCAAGACATATTTGATGTTGATCATTTTATAACGTCCTTGAGGGATGAAGTTCGAATATTGAAAGAGCTACCCCCAAGACTGAAGAGGAGAGTAGTGCTAGGAATGATTTATACCATGCCTCCTATTAGTTGGTCTGATATTTCTTACTACCAAGATCAG GTCCTTCCATTGATTCGGAAATATAAAGTTGTTCACTTGAACAGAACTGATGCTCGGCTTGCCAATAATGGTCAACCTTTTGAAATTCAGAAACTGCGATGCCGAGTCAATTTTAGTGCCTTAAAATTTACCCCTCAGATAGAAGAGTTGGGTAAAAAGGTTATTCGACTTCTCAGGCAAAAGGGTCGTTTTATGGTGCTGCACCTGAGGTATGAAATGGATATGTTAGCTTTCTCTGGCTGTAGTCAGGGCTGCAACAAGGAGGAGGTTGAAGAGCTGACAAGAATGAG ATATGCTTATccgtggtggaaagaaaaaatcattaaCTCTGAATTGAAAAGAAGAGATGGTCTCTGTCCTTTGACACCTGAGGAGACTGCTCTTACTTTAAGGGCATTAGACATTGATTCTAGCATCCAAGTTTATATTGCTGCTGGGGAGATTTATGGTGGGACAAGGAGAATGTCGAGTCTTGCGGCAGCTTATCCAAATTTG GTGCGGAAGGAGACACTACTAGAGCCTTCTGAGCTTAGGTTCTTTCAAAATCACTCTTCACAGATGGCAGCACTAGATTATCTTGTTTCACTGGAGAGTGATATCTTTGTTCCAACATATGATGGAAACATGGCTAAGGTTGTTGAAGGACATCGCAG ACATTTTGGATTCAAGAAAACGATTTTGCTGGACAGAAAGCTCCTTGTAGATTTGATAGACCAGTATAATGCTGGATCGTTTATGTGGAATGAGTTTTCTGCTGCTGTTAAGGAAGCTCACACTGAACGCATGGGAAACCCTGCTAAGAGGTTGGTTATTCCTGACCGACCTAAAGAAGAGGATTATTTCTACTCCAACCCATGGGAATGCTTAGAACCATCTAATGAGAGTGAAATATCAAGTATCATTTAA